The following DNA comes from Papaver somniferum cultivar HN1 chromosome 4, ASM357369v1, whole genome shotgun sequence.
CTCCTGTGCATAACAAACTTTTGTTGTGCTGCGACGGTGCTTCCAAGGGTAATCCGGGGGTTGCAGGGGCAGGAGTCGTTGctaggaatgcaaattgtgaagtggttggCGCGATGTGCATTGGTCTTGGAGTTATTTCAAATTATATGGCAGAGCTGTATGGGATCCTTCTTGGGCTTGaatgggcagttcagtggggttatAGAAATATTTTGATTCGGTCTGATTCGTCTAGTGTGATAATAGCATTGGAGGAAGATAAGGTGCCCTGGTTTGCACAGCAAAGATGGGCTAATGCCAAGAGTCTTTACGATTCTATTATGTTTGTGCACACTTATCGTGAAGCAAATTTTGCGGCTGATAAAATGGCGAAGAGTGGATGTTTATTGGACTACGGTGTAAGGATAAATTATGTCGGCCGTCCAACTTTTCTAAATTCAATTGAATTACCAAATGTATTTCATTTTCGATTTAAATAGTTTTGTGAGTTTTTGGGttgttgtgacctcttttctcacTAACTatcttttaaatatttttattttcaatacaatttttgacttatcaaaaaaaaaaaaatctcacacAGGTGAACCGCAGGTCGGATCTTTCATTGCAGTCATTAAAATTTCAACAAACAAAAAGAACCCGTAATCTGACTTAATTCACAGGGGAAAAGGTTTAAAGTCTGTCAGAATGGTATTACAATTTGATGCCAGCAGCTCGGGAAGAATTGCCAGTCAGAGAGACCAATTTGAAAGTTCCCAGCCGTGAGGCCGGCTCTGTATAGAAACCCGGAACGACAATCAGACAATCAGCCACAAATTGCGCAAAAGCGGTGCAGTTAAATTCAAACTTCAGTAAATGAGAAGGAAACAAAATGCATTCTTTCTGAATATAGGGTATTAACGTGGGAATGAAATGATTTGCACAACATCAAATTAATTACAACCACCAAAAACTACTATGCATTATCAAATGGCCAGACAAGATTTCCTAAGCATAGAGAGACGGGTCAGATAGACGTGGAGTAGGGACAGCTACCAGTGGTTCTGCTTTCTTCAATACAATTCCAAACTTTTCGTCGAGATTTAACTTACCAGAGCTCGGTATATTCCATTCAAACAAATGCACAAGGGTTGCTAGTTCAAACATAACCATTCTCTCGGCCATAGTTATTCCTGCACATATCCTTCGGCCTGATCCGAACGGGAAATACTTGAAATCGTTACCACTGAAATCACATTCTCCATTGAAAAATCTATCTGGGTTGAACTCTGTTGGGTTCACCCAAATTGAAGGATCTCTATGTATCTCCCATACGTTAACGAAAACCCTTGACCCTTTCGGGATGAAATAACCGCCCACGGTGCAAGATGAGCTCGGACAATGAGGGACCAAGAGTGGGAGCGCTGGATGTAAACGTAACACCTCTTTCATTACAGACTGCAAGTAGTGAAGTTGAGGGAGGTGTGATTCTTCTACACTCTTATCTTTACCTACAACTCTATCCAATTCCTCTTGAGCTTTCCTCATTGTTTCCGGTTTGTTCATTAGCTCGGCTATACCCCATTCAACAGTGTTTGACGTTGTTTCAGTTCCACCCACAACCATATCCTGTTCAAAgtataaatgaaatgaaatgagtcAATATCATTCTAGAAATATAACTTAACTAATCAGTTTTTGAACCAATTTATATGGAGCACCATACCATTAGTAGGGACTTGAGGTGATTCATTGTGAATGGCACTTTGGAATCTTCGtcatccttcaacttcaacagaAGTTGCAGAAAATCTTTGCTACtctcttcttcaccttcttcagtTTTTAGGCGTTGCTCTATCAACGAAtcaaatattttatcaaacctTAAAAACTGTACATGTATCTTCTTTTCAATTCCCTGTACATCAAACCGAGCCAAACTTGGAAAAAAGTCTGAAACATTAGGTGCACCCAGAAGTGCAGTCATCTCGGAAACAACTTGTCTAAACTCTGCACCTATTTTAGTTCGACCATCACCCTTTAATGTACCTCCCCACATCATGCTCGTAATCACGTTAAGTATAGTCAAAAACATTTGTTCACCAACATCAACTGGAGACCCAATCTTGCTATGAATATGTTGCACCAATCTTCTTACCTATCAAAATCGATCAAAGAAGATAAGCTCGACATTTTTTTCAAAACACCCGACATAAGAATAATTATAGTAAAACAGTAAAATATTGGGTGATCATACCAACAGTGAAATCATTGTGTGATCAGTAAAATCACTGTATTATACTGATCAACATCCCATTTTCCTTGTATTTTTATTCTCATACCCTATTTACACCAAACCGTGGGATCAAATATACTGTTTATCCTCACCTTGTCCTCAGATCCTTACAGAATTCAAGATGTAGAAAATTTCAGAAACTACCAAATTCTCTACCACTACCAAAAACTGGGTTTACATTTTGAAAGGAAACAAATTCAAGATGTAGAAAATTTCTAGCTGAATTTACCTCTTTATGACGAAGTGAATGAACTGCATCCATAGAATGATTACTAAGCATTTCCCGAACACAAACTTTTCTCAACATTCTCCATTCCAGTCCATAAGGTGTCCATACAATATCTTGACCACCATAAGTAACAGCTCTACCAGCCACAGGAACATCACGATTGGCAAATATCGTATCGTGATCTTTCAATACTTCTTTAGCTAGAGATGGTGAACTAATTACAATACCCAATTTATTACCAAGTTGAAGCTTATAAATTGGACCAAATTTCTGAGCTAAATCAGCAAAATAAGTATGTAGCTCAGGATCTAAAAAGGGTAAGCTGCCCAGTAACGGTACGCCACGAGGACCTGGTGGTAATTGTTGGTCTGGTTTCTTCTTTTTGAGTATCCATCTGATGCTAAGAAGAATAGAGAAAACTAAAATGGGTATTGAGAGATAGAAAGTTGACCTGATGtttggattatcatgatgaaTTAGACTAGATGTGTAAGTTGTAATCTGGAGGAAG
Coding sequences within:
- the LOC113275226 gene encoding flavonoid 3'-monooxygenase-like; translated protein: MIKTRASSFLQITTYTSSLIHHDNPNIRSTFYLSIPILVFSILLSIRWILKKKKPDQQLPPGPRGVPLLGSLPFLDPELHTYFADLAQKFGPIYKLQLGNKLGIVISSPSLAKEVLKDHDTIFANRDVPVAGRAVTYGGQDIVWTPYGLEWRMLRKVCVREMLSNHSMDAVHSLRHKEVRRLVQHIHSKIGSPVDVGEQMFLTILNVITSMMWGGTLKGDGRTKIGAEFRQVVSEMTALLGAPNVSDFFPSLARFDVQGIEKKIHVQFLRFDKIFDSLIEQRLKTEEGEEESSKDFLQLLLKLKDDEDSKVPFTMNHLKSLLMDMVVGGTETTSNTVEWGIAELMNKPETMRKAQEELDRVVGKDKSVEESHLPQLHYLQSVMKEVLRLHPALPLLVPHCPSSSCTVGGYFIPKGSRVFVNVWEIHRDPSIWVNPTEFNPDRFFNGECDFSGNDFKYFPFGSGRRICAGITMAERMVMFELATLVHLFEWNIPSSGKLNLDEKFGIVLKKAEPLVAVPTPRLSDPSLYA